From Prochlorococcus sp. MIT 1223, the proteins below share one genomic window:
- a CDS encoding SLBB domain-containing protein, translated as MAIFLLSADLIGLPLIHSKPAQDSQANNKEIALKRTNKEQGINNNDYLIGPGDSLYLTLYGAKEFNGNYNVMRDGYVRLPLIGNVNLNFSTIDEASYKIKELYKSQLLNPELHLKVSKTRPPRVAIIGEINNPGIYVLGKGESFAKVPTYSGELPTLVDAIQVAGGITDETNLTNVKLIRRLAGNKPEYKEASINLIELLTDGNHVQNPLIYDGDTIKLSKAKYIPDIDRDKALANLSPKTIVVSIIGQVIAPGRIEIPRNTPLSQAILQTGGVIPMKGNKSNVQLIRVNRNGSVSRKKYRMNISRGGSEKYNPILKNGDIINVTTSTLGSITTGANAITEPLSPLVTAISAYRIFTD; from the coding sequence TTGGCTATCTTCCTGCTTTCAGCTGATTTAATAGGTTTGCCTTTAATTCATTCAAAACCTGCCCAAGATAGTCAAGCTAACAATAAAGAGATTGCTTTAAAAAGAACCAACAAAGAGCAAGGCATTAATAATAATGATTATCTAATAGGGCCTGGAGATAGCTTATATTTAACTCTTTACGGTGCAAAAGAATTCAATGGTAACTATAATGTAATGAGAGATGGTTATGTTCGACTACCATTAATAGGCAATGTAAATCTAAACTTTAGTACAATTGATGAAGCCTCATATAAGATAAAAGAATTATATAAATCACAATTACTAAATCCAGAGCTTCACTTAAAAGTATCTAAGACGAGGCCTCCTAGAGTAGCGATTATAGGGGAAATAAATAATCCTGGTATTTACGTATTAGGGAAAGGAGAAAGTTTTGCGAAGGTTCCTACATATTCAGGAGAACTTCCTACCCTTGTTGACGCAATTCAAGTAGCTGGTGGTATTACAGATGAAACAAATCTAACCAATGTAAAACTAATTAGAAGGTTAGCCGGAAACAAGCCTGAATACAAAGAGGCAAGCATTAACTTAATAGAGCTATTAACAGATGGAAATCATGTGCAAAATCCTCTTATTTACGATGGTGACACTATTAAATTAAGTAAAGCAAAGTATATTCCTGACATTGATAGAGATAAAGCATTAGCTAATTTATCACCTAAAACAATTGTAGTGAGCATAATTGGACAAGTTATAGCGCCAGGAAGAATAGAAATACCAAGGAATACCCCTTTATCTCAGGCCATACTCCAAACTGGCGGAGTAATCCCTATGAAGGGAAATAAAAGCAATGTTCAATTAATTAGGGTAAATAGAAATGGATCAGTTTCCAGAAAGAAATACAGGATGAATATAAGTAGAGGAGGATCAGAAAAATATAACCCAATACTTAAAAATGGGGACATTATTAATGTGACAACAAGTACACTAGGGAGCATTACAACAGGAGCAAACGCAATTACTGAACCATTAAGCCCACTAGTAACTGCAATATCGGCATATAGAATATTCACAGATTAA
- a CDS encoding glycosyltransferase, whose translation MNIDIITVNKNSGYQFKKTKENILSILETESRVSWLIIDSKSSDISSIILSSISPSNNIRIVKAVDSGIYNAMNKAIEITKSDYALFINSGDTINIDAFRLALLKLKIIRTSLICGYRLENNNLLNNLINYLQNLLGLSMPSSHNSIIYEVKALKRHKFKERYLCAADYEQYLALKKSNHRFVYSKRFKITNINANGFIAKNKIKSYIEYIDINYLYQYHIVSQYWQYRLFILKLLKRFNSKIIAQ comes from the coding sequence ATGAATATAGATATAATCACAGTTAACAAGAACTCTGGTTATCAATTTAAGAAAACAAAAGAAAACATCCTCTCTATTTTAGAAACTGAAAGTAGAGTCTCTTGGTTAATTATAGACTCCAAGTCTTCTGATATAAGTTCAATAATATTATCTTCTATAAGTCCCAGCAATAACATAAGAATAGTCAAAGCAGTTGATAGCGGCATATATAATGCAATGAACAAAGCCATAGAAATTACGAAATCTGATTATGCCTTATTTATAAATAGTGGTGATACTATAAATATTGACGCTTTTAGATTAGCTCTACTAAAACTAAAGATTATCAGGACAAGTCTTATTTGTGGATATAGATTAGAAAATAATAACTTACTGAATAATCTTATAAACTATTTGCAAAATTTGCTAGGTTTATCTATGCCTTCATCACACAATTCTATTATATATGAAGTTAAGGCACTGAAAAGACATAAATTCAAAGAAAGATACTTATGTGCTGCAGATTACGAGCAGTATTTAGCGCTAAAAAAGTCAAATCATAGGTTTGTCTACTCTAAGAGATTTAAAATTACTAACATAAATGCTAATGGTTTTATCGCTAAGAATAAAATTAAAAGTTATATAGAGTATATTGATATAAATTATTTATACCAATATCATATTGTTAGCCAATATTGGCAGTACAGACTATTTATCTTAAAATTATTGAAGAGATTCAATAGCAAGATTATTGCTCAATAA
- a CDS encoding glycosyltransferase: MTSFSLLPLTIAKLAGVKERVYFNHGFANIDSIGIVKYILYFMELLNIALSTSVITVSPKHLEYLKGNLLTKLKPIKVPLPGSCSGIHKSRYLSSADLNNKISSFLDESQPIVLSYIGRPIARKGFPLILNIFEELLTEMKEREVKLQIMGINRRLIEKNIKNQANLAFIESISFTSNIDNYLMKSIAIILPSMREGFGSVLLEGAANGNAIFTFNIEGPNCLTKDGYNSIIIPKGYNAKEFAKTISKTLRDKNGTIKLMKQARLSSEEFEQSLILKELRKIL, from the coding sequence ATGACTTCTTTTTCATTACTACCGCTAACAATAGCAAAGCTAGCTGGAGTAAAAGAAAGGGTTTATTTTAATCATGGTTTTGCAAATATTGATTCTATCGGGATTGTCAAATATATACTCTATTTCATGGAGTTACTTAATATAGCGCTTTCTACAAGTGTTATCACAGTTTCACCAAAACATTTAGAATATCTAAAAGGTAATCTTCTAACAAAACTTAAACCAATAAAAGTTCCATTACCAGGTTCATGTAGTGGTATACATAAAAGCAGGTATCTCTCTTCTGCAGATTTAAATAATAAGATTTCAAGTTTTTTAGATGAAAGTCAGCCTATAGTTTTAAGTTATATCGGTAGGCCAATTGCAAGAAAAGGATTTCCACTAATTTTAAATATTTTCGAAGAATTGCTTACAGAGATGAAGGAAAGAGAAGTGAAGCTTCAAATAATGGGAATAAATAGGCGTTTAATAGAAAAAAATATAAAAAATCAAGCTAATTTAGCCTTTATAGAATCAATTTCTTTCACATCAAATATTGATAATTATTTAATGAAATCAATTGCAATTATATTACCTAGTATGAGGGAAGGATTTGGGAGCGTGCTACTTGAAGGAGCAGCTAACGGGAATGCAATATTCACTTTTAACATTGAAGGTCCAAATTGCCTTACTAAAGATGGATATAATTCAATTATTATTCCTAAAGGCTATAATGCAAAGGAATTTGCCAAAACTATATCAAAAACACTTAGAGATAAAAATGGAACTATTAAACTTATGAAACAAGCCAGGTTGTCATCAGAGGAATTTGAGCAATCATTAATATTGAAAGAATTAAGAAAAATTTTATAA
- a CDS encoding sugar transferase: MYCLFKEFIDRVSASILFIIFIPIYILISLIVFIDLGNPIFFKQSRPGLKGKLFTLIKFRTMQSIKSKDVDLISDSSRTSKVGKFLRKTSLDELPELINIINGKMSFVGPRPLLIEYLDLYSPEQMRRHNVKPGLSGWAQVNGRNSISWEKKFKLDLWYIKNQSFLLDIKILFLTMIRVIRMDSIYSDGESINTHFKGHLN, translated from the coding sequence ATGTATTGCTTATTTAAAGAATTTATTGATAGGGTCTCAGCATCAATTTTATTTATTATTTTTATACCTATATACATATTAATTAGTTTAATCGTCTTTATAGATCTTGGAAATCCAATATTCTTCAAGCAATCAAGGCCTGGGCTTAAGGGTAAATTATTTACTCTAATTAAATTTCGAACTATGCAAAGTATAAAAAGTAAAGATGTAGATTTAATTTCAGACTCTAGTAGAACCTCAAAAGTAGGTAAATTCCTCCGAAAGACCTCTCTTGATGAACTACCTGAACTAATAAATATAATAAATGGTAAAATGAGTTTCGTTGGCCCTAGGCCACTTTTAATTGAATATTTAGATCTATACTCACCTGAACAAATGAGGCGACATAATGTAAAACCTGGACTTAGTGGTTGGGCACAAGTAAATGGAAGAAATTCAATATCGTGGGAAAAAAAATTTAAATTAGATCTATGGTATATAAAGAATCAAAGTTTCCTGTTAGATATAAAAATATTGTTTCTGACAATGATAAGAGTTATTAGAATGGACTCAATATATTCAGATGGAGAATCAATTAATACTCACTTCAAAGGTCATTTAAATTAA
- a CDS encoding acetyltransferase, with protein MNRLLIIGAGGHSRVILETAQAIGCYSDYAYLDDKYTKEIESETINGIPIIGKISYLSSDFCKSNYNSAIVAIGDSAMRVSILKKLLKYYQVPFLIHPNAYVAASATLDNGTVVFAQAAVQSNAVVGEGCIINTCASIDHDVVLAEGVHICPGAHLAGNVRIGKSTWVGIGSSIIQNINIGSNVYIGAGSVVLKDINSGSRVAGVPARAIS; from the coding sequence ATGAATAGATTACTTATTATTGGAGCTGGAGGACATTCTAGAGTGATACTTGAAACAGCTCAAGCAATCGGCTGTTATTCTGATTATGCTTATCTAGATGATAAATACACTAAGGAAATTGAATCGGAAACTATTAACGGCATTCCTATAATTGGCAAGATATCCTATTTATCTAGTGATTTTTGTAAATCTAATTATAATTCAGCAATAGTTGCAATAGGTGATTCAGCTATGAGAGTTTCTATTTTAAAAAAACTATTAAAATATTATCAAGTACCCTTTCTAATTCACCCCAATGCATATGTTGCAGCGTCAGCCACTTTGGATAATGGTACTGTAGTTTTTGCGCAAGCTGCAGTACAATCCAATGCTGTTGTTGGAGAAGGTTGTATTATTAATACTTGTGCATCTATAGATCATGATGTTGTTTTAGCTGAAGGAGTACATATTTGTCCTGGAGCTCACTTAGCAGGCAATGTAAGAATTGGCAAATCAACTTGGGTAGGCATTGGTTCATCTATTATTCAAAATATTAATATTGGCTCAAATGTATATATTGGAGCAGGATCAGTAGTTTTAAAAGACATTAATAGTGGCTCTCGAGTGGCAGGAGTTCCTGCGCGTGCTATATCTTAG